CCGACGCGGAAGCGAAGAGCCCGCTCAGCCCGATGGCCACGCTCGACTCGCTGACCGTGAGCGACATCCCCGCCGAGCACAGGGACGAGATCCCGCGGCCCTCCTCGCAGCCGGCCGGGCTCAACCGCCTCAACGACCTCGACCAGCTGAACCATGTCGTCGGTCTGGGCTCCCCGGTCTTCGGCTTCGTTCCGAACGTCCGCTGACGCCGCGCGTGCGGGAGGTCCGACCGGATCCGGGCGGACCTCCCGCACGCCCGCGTTCAGTCCGCGGTGGCCAGGAACTGCGTCGCCGCCAGCTCCGCGTAGAGCGGATCGGCCGTCACGAGCTCACGGTGTGTGCCGACGGCCCGGACCCGGCCCGCGTCCATCACCACGATCCGGTCGGCCATCGTCACCGTGGACAGCCGGTGCGCCACGACGAGGACCGTGGTCGTCCGGGCCACGTCCGCGACGGTGTCGCGCAGCGCCGCCTCGTTCACCGCGTCCAGTTGCGAGGTCGCCTCGTCGAGCAGCAGCAGTCGGGGGCGGCGCAGCAGCGCGCGGGCGATGGCGACGCGCTGCCGCTCACCGCCGGACAGCTTGGTGCCGCGGTGCCCCACGAGCGTGTCGAGGCCGGCGGGCAGCCGGGAGATCAGGCCGTCGAGCCGGGTCGTCTTGAGCACCCGCGCGAGGGCGTCCTCGTCCGCCTCCGGATGGCCCAGCAGCAGGTTGTCCCGCAGTGAGCCCGACAGGACCGGCGCGTCCTGCTCGACGTAGCCGATCGCGGCGCGCAGCCGGGGCAGCTCCCAGTCGTGCAGGTCCCGCCCGTCCAGCGTGATCACACCGGTCTCGGGGTCGTAGAACCGCTCGATCAGGGAGAAGACGGTGGTCTTGCCGGCGCCGGAGGGGCCGACGAACGCCGTCATGCCCTGCGCGGGCACGGTGAACGTCACCCCGTGGTGGACGTAGGGCAGGTCGTCGGCGTAGCGGAAGCGGACGTCGTCGAAGGTGAGGGCGGCGGGCTGCGCGCCGGGGGAGGGCAGCGGTGCGGCCTCGGCGGCCGGCTCGGAGGGCAGGCGCAGCGCCTCCTCGATGCGGGTGAGGGCCGCGGCGCCCGTCTGGTACTGCGTGATGGCGCCGACGACCTGCTGTATCGGTGACATCAGGTAGAAGACGTACAGCAGGAACGCCACCAGGGTGCCCACGTCGACCGCGCCGGTCGCGACCCGCGCGCCGCCCACGGCGAGCACCGTGATGAAGGCGATCTGCATGGCCAGCCCCGCCGTGTTGCCCGCGGCCGCCGACCACTTGGCGGCCCGCACGCTCTGCCGCCACGACTCCTCGGCCGCCTCGTGCAGCGTCCGCTCCTCGCGGTGCTCCGCACCGGACGCCTTCACGGTGCGCAGGGCGCCGAGGATCCGCTCCAGCGAGGCACCCATGACGCCCACCGCGCTCTGCGCCTGCCGGCTCGCCTGGTTGATGCGCGGCACGATCACCCCGAGGACCACGCCCGCGCCCAGGATCACGGCGAGGGTGACGCCGAGCAGCACGGCGTCCACGAAACCCATCATCACCACCGTGGCGACGAGGGTGAGCCCGCCCGTGCCCAGGCCGACCAGCGAGTCGGTGGTGACCGCGCGCAGCAGGGTCGTGTCGGAGGTGATGCGGGCCATCAGGTCCCCGGGTTCGCTGCGGTCCACGGCCGGTATGCGCAGCCGCAGCAGATACGACGACAGGGCGCGCCGCGCGCCGAGCACCACCGACTCGGCGGTGCGGGTCAGCACGTACGAACCCAGCGCGCCCAGCGCCGCGTTGGCCACGACCAGGGCCGACATGGCGAGCAGGGCGCCGGTGATGGCCCGGTCGTGCGACAGGTCGTCGATCAGGCCCCGCGCGACCAGCGGCAGCAGCAGCCCGGTCGCCCCGGTGACCAGCGAGAGCAGCGCGCCGGCGAACAGGGACCAGCGGTGCGGCCGTACGTATCCGAGGAGCTGCCGCCACGCGGGTGTGGCGGTCTCGGTCTCTGCGATGCTCACGGCGCTCCCTCGGCGTCGGCGGAGCGTTCAGGCTATGTCGCCGCCGAACCGCGCGGCCTGCCCTTTCCGCACAGCGGAGGGTGGCCGATCCGCACCCCTTACCGATCAGTCGCGCGTAGGGTCGGGAAGGAACGGACCCCGGCCGACGAAGGAGTCAGCACCATGGCCCAGGAAGTACGCGGCGTGATCGCCCCAGGCAAGGACGAGCCGGTGCGGATCGAAACGGTCGTGGTGCCCGACCCCGGCCCGGGCGAGGCCGTGGTGCGGGTGCAGGCCTGCGGGGTCTGCCACACCGACCTGCACTACAAGCAGGGCGGCATCAACGACGAGTTCCCGTTCCTGCTGGGCCACGAGGCCGCGGGTGTGGTCGAGGCCGTCGGCGCCGGCGTCACCGACGTCGAGCCGGGTGACTTCGTCATCCTCAACTGGCGTGCGGTGTGCGGGAAGTGCCGGGCCTGTCTGCGCGGGCGGCCCTGGTACTGCTTCGACACCCACAATGCCCGGCAGAAGATGACCCTCGCCTCGACCGGCCAGGAGCTGTCGCCGGCTCTCGGTATCGGGGCTTTCGCGGAGAAGACGCTGGTCGCGGCCGGGCAGTGCACCAAGGTCGACCCCGGCGTCGCCCCGCAGGTGGCCGGGCTGCTGGGCTGCGGTGTGATGGCCGGCATCGGCGCCGCGATCAACACCGGGAACGTCGGCCGGGGCGACTCGGTCGCCGTCATCGGCTGCGGCGGTGTCGGCGACGCGGCCATCGCCGGTTCGCAGCTGGCCGGGGCGGCGACGATCATCGCCGTCGACATCGACGACCGCAAGCTGGAGACCGCCCGCTCCATGGGCGCCACCCACACCGTCAACTCGCGCGAGAACGACCCGGTCGAGGCGATCCGCGAGCTCACCGGCGGCTTCGGCGCGGACGTCGTCATCGAGGCCGTCGGCCGCCCGGAGACGTACAAGCAGGCTTTCTACGCCCGTGACCTCGCCGGCACGGTCGTCCTGGTCGGCGTCCCCACGCCCGAGATGAAGCTCGAACTGCCGCTGCTCGACGTCTTCGGCCGCGGCGGAGCCCTGAAGTCCAGCTGGTACGGCGACTGCCTGCCCTCCCGCGACTTCCCCATGCTGATCGACCTGCATCTGCAGGGGCGTCTGGACCTCGGCGCGTTCGTGACCGAGACGATCCGGCTCGACGAGGTGGAGAAGGCGTTCGAGCGGATGCACCAGGGCGACGTGCTGCGCTCGGTGGTGGTGCTGTGATGACGACCCGCATCGAACACCTTGTCACCTCCGGGCAGTTCAGCCTCGACGGCGGCACCTGG
This is a stretch of genomic DNA from Streptomyces hawaiiensis. It encodes these proteins:
- a CDS encoding ABC transporter ATP-binding protein, translated to MSIAETETATPAWRQLLGYVRPHRWSLFAGALLSLVTGATGLLLPLVARGLIDDLSHDRAITGALLAMSALVVANAALGALGSYVLTRTAESVVLGARRALSSYLLRLRIPAVDRSEPGDLMARITSDTTLLRAVTTDSLVGLGTGGLTLVATVVMMGFVDAVLLGVTLAVILGAGVVLGVIVPRINQASRQAQSAVGVMGASLERILGALRTVKASGAEHREERTLHEAAEESWRQSVRAAKWSAAAGNTAGLAMQIAFITVLAVGGARVATGAVDVGTLVAFLLYVFYLMSPIQQVVGAITQYQTGAAALTRIEEALRLPSEPAAEAAPLPSPGAQPAALTFDDVRFRYADDLPYVHHGVTFTVPAQGMTAFVGPSGAGKTTVFSLIERFYDPETGVITLDGRDLHDWELPRLRAAIGYVEQDAPVLSGSLRDNLLLGHPEADEDALARVLKTTRLDGLISRLPAGLDTLVGHRGTKLSGGERQRVAIARALLRRPRLLLLDEATSQLDAVNEAALRDTVADVARTTTVLVVAHRLSTVTMADRIVVMDAGRVRAVGTHRELVTADPLYAELAATQFLATAD
- a CDS encoding S-(hydroxymethyl)mycothiol dehydrogenase, with protein sequence MAQEVRGVIAPGKDEPVRIETVVVPDPGPGEAVVRVQACGVCHTDLHYKQGGINDEFPFLLGHEAAGVVEAVGAGVTDVEPGDFVILNWRAVCGKCRACLRGRPWYCFDTHNARQKMTLASTGQELSPALGIGAFAEKTLVAAGQCTKVDPGVAPQVAGLLGCGVMAGIGAAINTGNVGRGDSVAVIGCGGVGDAAIAGSQLAGAATIIAVDIDDRKLETARSMGATHTVNSRENDPVEAIRELTGGFGADVVIEAVGRPETYKQAFYARDLAGTVVLVGVPTPEMKLELPLLDVFGRGGALKSSWYGDCLPSRDFPMLIDLHLQGRLDLGAFVTETIRLDEVEKAFERMHQGDVLRSVVVL